The following are encoded together in the Candidatus Woesebacteria bacterium genome:
- a CDS encoding type II secretion system protein gives MTVQNLKKNFRDLRSGFTLIELLIVIAILGVLAVVVLVAINPVQQLARTRDAGRISTVAQLGHASEAYYTAQGAVYPQTLAALASTGELNQVPGMVDNSLTTECTGHTDGWCVDVDADPATEIAIWSALEAQTNISLCGVSATAAYAAYLSSAGRTCIVCDEPTSATTDTDCVN, from the coding sequence ATGACTGTCCAAAATTTAAAGAAAAATTTTAGAGATTTGCGTTCCGGTTTTACCCTCATCGAGCTTTTAATCGTTATTGCCATTCTCGGTGTGCTGGCTGTAGTTGTACTTGTAGCTATTAATCCTGTACAGCAATTAGCAAGAACCAGAGACGCAGGAAGGATTTCGACTGTCGCACAGTTGGGTCATGCTTCTGAAGCTTATTACACAGCACAAGGAGCGGTTTATCCGCAAACCTTAGCAGCTCTTGCATCAACCGGAGAATTGAATCAAGTTCCTGGTATGGTTGATAATTCGTTGACAACCGAATGTACCGGACATACTGATGGTTGGTGTGTAGATGTCGACGCTGATCCTGCAACCGAAATTGCAATTTGGTCGGCATTAGAAGCCCAGACGAATATTAGTTTGTGTGGTGTATCAGCTACTGCGGCTTATGCTGCTTATCTGTCAAGTGCAGGTAGGACTTGTATCGTGTGTGATGAGCCAACTAGTGCCACAACTGATACAGATTGTGTTAACTAA
- a CDS encoding type IV pilus twitching motility protein PilT: protein MGIKDLLQLTVDKNASDLHILAGIAPHLRIEGVLAPIRDAGIVTAEVVEKYVKDILTAEQFEKLSINKEIDFSLSFNEKARFRVNAYTQKGNYAIAFRAIPLRVPKIEDLGLPHILHSFTGLKQGFILVTGPTGHGKSTTLAAMIDEINDNRAEHIVTIEDPIEFIFTPKLSMISQREMGFDTHSWQVALRSALREDPDIVLVGEMRDYDTISSAITVAETGHLVFSTLHTNSAAQTIDRIVDVFPEEQQQQIRLQLSNVIEAVFSLRLVPGIDGRRVVAYEVMLGTSAIKNSIREGKTHQIDNIIQTSTEMGMRTLEMSLATHVKQGRITLEVAQTYSVRPEELARLVRTTKD, encoded by the coding sequence ATGGGCATAAAAGATTTATTACAACTGACAGTAGATAAAAACGCATCCGATTTACATATTTTGGCTGGTATAGCACCCCACTTGAGAATTGAAGGAGTTTTGGCACCCATTCGTGACGCCGGAATCGTTACCGCAGAAGTTGTTGAGAAATATGTCAAAGACATTCTTACTGCTGAGCAATTTGAGAAACTTTCTATAAATAAAGAAATTGATTTTTCGCTTTCCTTTAACGAAAAGGCACGTTTCAGGGTTAACGCTTATACGCAAAAAGGCAATTATGCGATTGCTTTCCGTGCAATCCCTCTTCGGGTGCCAAAGATTGAGGATTTGGGACTTCCACATATTTTGCATTCTTTTACGGGATTAAAGCAGGGCTTTATTTTAGTTACGGGACCAACGGGTCATGGAAAATCAACAACTCTTGCGGCGATGATTGATGAGATAAACGATAATCGTGCGGAGCACATTGTGACCATTGAAGATCCGATTGAATTTATTTTTACACCGAAGCTCTCCATGATCTCTCAGCGCGAGATGGGTTTTGATACTCATTCTTGGCAAGTTGCCCTTAGAAGCGCACTTCGCGAGGATCCTGATATTGTCCTTGTTGGCGAGATGCGCGATTACGATACGATTTCGAGCGCAATTACTGTTGCGGAAACCGGTCATTTAGTTTTTTCTACACTTCATACCAATTCCGCGGCACAAACAATTGACAGGATAGTCGATGTTTTTCCCGAAGAACAACAACAGCAAATCAGGCTTCAATTGTCAAATGTAATTGAAGCGGTTTTCTCTCTGCGTTTAGTTCCGGGCATTGACGGACGACGTGTAGTGGCTTATGAAGTGATGCTTGGTACTTCTGCTATCAAAAATTCCATCCGCGAAGGTAAAACCCACCAGATAGATAATATTATTCAGACCTCGACGGAAATGGGTATGCGCACACTGGAAATGTCGCTTGCTACTCACGTCAAGCAAGGCCGCATCACACTCGAAGTTGCCCAAACATATTCGGTTAGACCCGAAGAATTGGCAAGACTGGTTAGAACTACCAAAGATTAA
- a CDS encoding type II secretion system F family protein, with product MQRYKYKAKDQAGKEIKGEVEASNESLAVKLIREKQLTVISMVPKNAIPFANLLSGITERISSGDIANFTRQFATMVNAGLPLTESLLILRSQSSGKMQAVISQVLAEVEEGQSLSSVMSKFPNVFSKTYVALIKAGETGGVLDEVLLRLADNMENSEEFKGKVKSAMIYPVIIIFGMIAVAFVMLVFVIPKLTDLYDQFDAELPFATRFLIGLSDFMVSYWPIVLVLAAIGGYSFLLYKKTPDGRRRVDGTILSIPLFGPLQKQIILTNLARTLSLMVGSGVSILESLAITSGVVGNVVISDALDDSAKMVEKGFPVALAFSRHPEAFPFIFSQMTAVGEETGKMDEVLAKVAHVFEVESNQKVKAMTSAIEPIILLILGVGVAFLVISIIMPIYNLTTSI from the coding sequence ATGCAACGTTATAAATACAAAGCCAAAGACCAAGCTGGTAAAGAGATTAAAGGAGAGGTGGAAGCATCAAATGAATCATTGGCAGTTAAACTTATTCGCGAAAAGCAATTGACGGTTATTTCGATGGTGCCCAAAAACGCCATCCCCTTTGCTAATCTTCTTAGTGGTATTACGGAACGTATAAGTAGCGGTGATATTGCTAATTTTACCCGCCAGTTTGCGACAATGGTAAATGCGGGACTTCCACTTACTGAATCGCTATTAATTTTGCGGTCGCAATCAAGTGGAAAAATGCAAGCTGTTATTTCACAAGTACTAGCCGAAGTCGAAGAAGGTCAGTCGTTATCTTCGGTTATGTCGAAATTCCCCAATGTCTTTTCCAAAACTTATGTCGCTTTGATCAAAGCAGGAGAAACCGGGGGAGTTTTGGATGAGGTGTTGCTTCGCTTAGCCGACAATATGGAAAATTCGGAAGAGTTTAAAGGTAAGGTCAAGTCGGCAATGATTTACCCGGTTATTATAATTTTCGGTATGATTGCCGTGGCTTTTGTAATGCTTGTTTTTGTCATACCAAAACTGACGGATTTGTACGATCAGTTCGACGCCGAATTACCGTTTGCAACGCGCTTTTTGATTGGATTATCCGACTTCATGGTGAGTTACTGGCCGATCGTACTTGTGTTGGCAGCTATCGGTGGATATTCCTTTTTACTTTACAAAAAAACTCCCGATGGCAGAAGAAGGGTGGATGGAACGATACTTAGTATTCCCCTATTTGGACCGTTGCAAAAACAAATTATTTTAACCAATCTCGCGCGGACTTTGTCATTGATGGTTGGCTCGGGAGTGTCGATACTTGAAAGTCTTGCAATCACGTCGGGAGTGGTTGGCAATGTCGTAATTTCTGATGCTTTGGATGATTCTGCCAAAATGGTTGAAAAGGGTTTCCCTGTCGCGCTCGCTTTCTCCAGGCATCCCGAGGCATTTCCTTTCATCTTTTCTCAAATGACGGCAGTCGGCGAAGAAACGGGAAAAATGGATGAGGTCTTGGCGAAAGTTGCCCATGTTTTCGAAGTGGAAAGTAACCAAAAGGTCAAAGCAATGACGAGTGCGATTGAGCCAATAATACTTCTTATTCTTGGAGTCGGTGTCGCCTTTCTCGTAATATCCATCATCATGCCGATTTATAATTTGACGACCTCAATTTAA